GATCACGTTCACCGATACGGTAGACCGCGATATTATCGGGTTTGCTGTGGAAAAAGGCTGGATGTGTATCCAGGTGTTCTATATGCGAAAAGGGAAGATGATCGAGCGTCAGACGACTTCCTTTCCATACTATGGCAGCGAAACCGAAGACTTCATGTCTTATGTGAGCCAGTTCTACTACGATAAGCAAAATGCGCTGCCGAAAGAAATTTTGCTCCCGCAAGAGAGTGAACCAGAGCTTTTGAGTGAATGGCTGGGCATCAAAGTCCATGCGCCGAAAAGAGGCAAAAAGCATGAGCTCGTGAAGATGGCTTCCGAGAACGCCCGCATTGCTTTGCAGGAGAAGTTCGCCCTGATGTCTAAAGACGATGCTCGGACGGTCCAAGCGGTGCATAATCTTGGTCACATTTTAGGGATTCCGGTTCCTCATCGAATTGAAGCGTTTGACAACTCCAACATTCAAGGAACAGAGCCTGTGTCTGCGATGATTGTCTTTACAGACGGGCGCCCTGACAAAAAGGAATACCGCAAATTCAAGATCAAAACCGTCGAAGGACCAGATGATTACGGCTCCATGCGAGAAGTCGTTCGGCGACGTTATTCTCGCTTGCTAAAAGAAAACCAGCCAATGCCCGACCTGATTGTGATTGATGGTGGAAAAGGCCAAATCAGTGCGGCTATGGACGTTCTGGAAAACGAGCTCGGTCTTTATATTCCTGTCTGTGGACTCGCGAAAGACGAGAAGCACCGTACTGCTCAGCTCATGTACGGAGATCCGCCAGAGCCTGTGAATCTTAGACGTGACAGCTATGAGTTTTATTTGTTGCAGCGCATCCAAGACGAGGTCCACCGTTTTGTTATTACGTTCCATAGACAATCCCGGACCAAAACGATGCTCTCGTCGCAATTGGATGAGATCCCGGGTATCGGTGAAAAGCGGCGCAAGCTGTTGTTCTCTCATTTTGGCTCTTTGAAGAAAATGCGCGAGGCGACCGTCGAAGACTTCCGCCAATTAGGGATCGGCGACAAGCTGGCAAAAGAAATCATCGGGCATCTGCGCAAGCTCGACACTTAGCAAATGTAACTTTTGGAGTAACCTTTAAAAAGGAATTGATCCATTTTTAGACTCATGATATAATCCGATTCAAACAGAATAGTTAGCCTCACTTCCATTATGGAGTGAGGTAGAGGCGCGAAAACCAAGAGTACCACCCTGAGATCGGGTATC
This genomic stretch from Brevibacillus brevis harbors:
- the uvrC gene encoding excinuclease ABC subunit UvrC is translated as MNSSLKDKLAVLPDKPGCYLMKNASGEIIYVGKAKVLKNRVRSYFTGSHNGKTQLLVSEIVDFEYIVVSSAIEALILECNLIKEHDPRYNVMLRDDKTYPYIKITNEAQPRLEITRKVLKDKAKYFGPYPNAGDASEVKKLLDRLYPLRKCRNMPKQVCLYYHLGQCLAPCVYEVSAEENQRLVDEISRFLDGGHEEMKQTLTEKMLQAAENMEFERAKEYRDQIKSIEAVMEKQKITFTDTVDRDIIGFAVEKGWMCIQVFYMRKGKMIERQTTSFPYYGSETEDFMSYVSQFYYDKQNALPKEILLPQESEPELLSEWLGIKVHAPKRGKKHELVKMASENARIALQEKFALMSKDDARTVQAVHNLGHILGIPVPHRIEAFDNSNIQGTEPVSAMIVFTDGRPDKKEYRKFKIKTVEGPDDYGSMREVVRRRYSRLLKENQPMPDLIVIDGGKGQISAAMDVLENELGLYIPVCGLAKDEKHRTAQLMYGDPPEPVNLRRDSYEFYLLQRIQDEVHRFVITFHRQSRTKTMLSSQLDEIPGIGEKRRKLLFSHFGSLKKMREATVEDFRQLGIGDKLAKEIIGHLRKLDT